GACCGCCGCCGTAACCGGTCAGTTGACCATCATGTCCGACCACCCGGTGGCAGGGGATGATGATGGCGAGGCGATTCTCGCCGACGGCGCGGGCCACCGGGCGGGTGCTGGCGGGGCGCCCGATTGAGGCGGCCAATTGGCTGTAGGAGACCGTCTGACCGTAGGGGATCTCCATGAGTGCCTGCCAGACCTGCTGCTGATGGTCCGAACCGTGAGAGCGAACCGGCGTTCGGAACCGTTTCAGCTTCCCCCCAAAATAGAGTGCGATCTCTCTCTCGAGTTGCCGGATCGGGTCGCTGGTTCCCGGGAAAAAGACCGCCCCGATGCGCTTCTCGAGAATGGAAAACTGGGTTTCCAGCATCCGACGGTCCCAGAACTCGAGCAGGTAGACGGCCTCGTCGTCGGCTGCGGCCACCAGGGGGCCCATAGGGGATGGAAACTGAGCCACCTTCAAGGGGTGCAGGGTGACCGATCGGGTGGGGGTTTGGCCGGTGGAGCGGCGGAAGGCATCGCAGAAACCGCTCAGTGAATCGAAGCCGGTCTCCAGCGCAGCCTCGGTGACCCCTGATCCGTTCTTGAGTCGCGAGAATGCCTGACCCATCCGACGGGATCGCAGGTAGGCGAGAAAGGTCATCCCATGGTGGGCCTGAAACCAGCGGCGGGCTCGGGCGGGTTCCACCCCGGCCTCGCGCAGGTCCTGGCTGGTCCAGCGCTTCATCGGATCGGCATCGATTGCCCGGAGGACCGGACGGAGCCAGTCGGGGGCCTCGCCATTGGCTTCCATCGGACGGCAGCGCAGGCAGGGTCGGTATCCAGCGGCGAGGGCATCGCCGGCCCGTGGGAAAAACTCGACGTTTTCCGGTCTGGGCTTGCGGGCGGAACAGGAGGGCCGGCAGAAGATCCCGGTCGTGCGGATCCCGGC
This genomic window from Opitutaceae bacterium contains:
- a CDS encoding trifunctional transcriptional activator/DNA repair protein Ada/methylated-DNA--[protein]-cysteine S-methyltransferase; the protein is MPDAETMFQALVAKDSSFEGIFVAGIRTTGIFCRPSCSARKPRPENVEFFPRAGDALAAGYRPCLRCRPMEANGEAPDWLRPVLRAIDADPMKRWTSQDLREAGVEPARARRWFQAHHGMTFLAYLRSRRMGQAFSRLKNGSGVTEAALETGFDSLSGFCDAFRRSTGQTPTRSVTLHPLKVAQFPSPMGPLVAAADDEAVYLLEFWDRRMLETQFSILEKRIGAVFFPGTSDPIRQLEREIALYFGGKLKRFRTPVRSHGSDHQQQVWQALMEIPYGQTVSYSQLAASIGRPASTRPVARAVGENRLAIIIPCHRVVGHDGQLTGYGGGLWRKRHLLNLEQR